Proteins from a single region of Scatophagus argus isolate fScaArg1 chromosome 23, fScaArg1.pri, whole genome shotgun sequence:
- the LOC124054368 gene encoding insulin receptor substrate 2-B: protein MANFTNYQEGKAAMLMVETQQRDVGTKSAATAANGDGSVGEPPSPLINIGGGGGGGSRFHQHLPPSNHLHHQHLSHQYPPKDQQQHHHYQLAPQQQQQQQQHLSGDNIAESPGRKASSSSLSQVHAAEDPAASSSASRSSSSSSSHVYAAVNVANTSDAVDDIRKCGYLRKQKHGHKRFFVLRAASHLGPSRLEYYDSEKKFRNSLRSAAAAAASGGAVAPSPPKRVIYLYQCFTVNKRADSKNKHLIALYTKDEYFAIVAENEQEQEDWYVAVSELMSEGKKGHLDSDDLDDGYGTVTPGTVFKEVWQVNVKPKGLGQTKNLTGVYRLCLSTKTIHLVKLNSETPCVNLQLMNIRRCGHSESFFFIEVGRSSSIGPGEIWMQVDDSVVAQNMHETILETMKALKAFAEFRPRSKSQSSGSNPMPFITTRRHLGNLPPSQTGLQRRSRTESVVGTPPSSKSSGASGYRFRTSSEGEGTMNRPFRSATGSLVHLNSARAHHGRQEGDANSSGSGAATGNVGTSTSSGRYVRAIPGSSSTYHARSASLPVSHFPSTTSPVSVSSSSGHGSVSDTLTRPSSASICGSPSDGGFNSSDEYGSSPGDFRYFRVRSNTPDSLGNTPPIREENCLNDYMAMGWNREVFGTSGGSGNNSGGDTPRDESTSTTEDERLSLSSSSSLRRRTQSFSRPAGGATGGSGVAVYQKMTQTNFSLDEGSDVVLPFGSGLLRGGPSSSSSSLRSDYSSCSEHSQQSRPSTLSRTEASGERPPLSSSSSAKEDSGYMPMMCGVAASPRDTPTDYMPMQPSSYSHQTSHSPQFHSPALGPRSAHHQSQLQSQSSTDSHGYMMMLPGGSGSSPSPGQASPSPHSSSSMAGASGSDSIAERPENGEYMDMSYSGSGGRKLSNEGSSVYYTPCTPEGTPKTYSPYFSLPRSFKAPTRERDEKEYGEYVPMSSPAKPVYSSVATASISTPEKRGGAGSSTSTPSHPPPPYGAHHTTAAMADRRVVRPNRLPLGRRSFHGPLRVSEPSTASAGTSTSVPASVSSSEGPSSPGEYINIEFGDHYPHQQQPPAYPLSAQDEPPSLASSDHHRSPPQPQTQQDYMSVEVGAEQQDSAGCLGKSQSPRPSLVAPWNPPSYIRPLASNPGALASPGVPAGGHWMSMGDDYTDMTFNLSRGERTQTSPSAMLQHLCVIEGRYSHAPSASASSISPPLPPSSPGRAPTHQVEPKVVRADPQGRRRHSSETFSSTSSSNSTPSGGGLGSSTSAAHPTLVNPVAPNGSFLTEGQASRWASSASFDSVWVSMEGLGDSPAHHPPVRSTEMGTTSGTSASSSSSSSSGAGAGRMCRNMSVGYQNGLNYIALELREDGSNMGAVMSGAGSSSGSSAAAGTVPLLENGAYASIDFTKSDGVTTTTKD, encoded by the exons ATGGCAAATTTCACGAATTACCAGGAAGGCAAGGCAGCGATGTTGATGGTGGAGACGCAGCAGAGGGACGTGGGGACGAAATCTGCGGCCACCGCCGCAAACGGAGACGGCTCGGTCGGGGAACCCCCTTCCCCGTTAATTAATATCGGCggcggaggaggaggcggcTCTCGTTTCCATCAGCATTTACCGCCCTCCAACCACCTCCACCATCAACACCTCAGCCACCAATACCCGCCAAAGGATCAACAGCAGCACCATCACTACCAGCTGGCCccgcagcaacagcagcagcagcagcagcatctttcCGGAGACAACATCGCAGAGTCCCCGGGCAGGAAAGCCTCCTCTTCGTCTCTCAGCCAGGTACATGCCGCCGAGGACCCCGCCGCTTCCTCCTCCGCtagccgcagcagcagcagcagcagcagccatgtATACGCGGCTGTGAACGTCGCAAATACCTCGGACGCTGTGGATGATATTCGAAAATGTGGCTATTtaagaaagcaaaaacatggACACAAGCGGTTTTTCGTGCTTCGCGCTGCCAGCCACCTCGGTCCGAGCCGCCTGGAGTACTACGACAGCGAGAAAAAATTCAGGAACAGCCTGCGCTCTGCTGCCGCGGCCGCCGCAAGCGGTGGAGCGGTCGCCCCTTCTCCCCCTAAAAGGGTTATTTACCTCTATCAGTGCTTCACGGTAAACAAAAGGGCTgattctaaaaacaaacacctcaTTGCCCTTTACACTAAGGACGAGTACTTTGCTATTGTGGCTGAAAACGAGCAGGAGCAAGAAGACTGGTACGTAGCTGTCAGTGAGTTGATGAGTGAGGGCAAAAAAGGGCACTTGGATTCTGATGATTTAGATGATGGATATGGTACAGTCACCCCTGGTACTGTGTTTAAAGAGGTGTGGCAGGTGAATGTGAAACCTAAAGGACTCGGTCAAACTAAAAACCTCACAGGTGTTTACCGGCTATGCCTCTCAACTAAAACCATTCACCTCGTTAAGTTGAACTCTGAAACTCCCTGTGTTAACCTTCAGTTGATGAACATCAGGCGCTGTGGACATTCAGAAAGCTTCTTTTTCATTGAGGTGGGCCGCTCCTCCTCCATCGGGCCTGGGGAGATATGGATGCAAGTGGATGATTCTGTTGTGGCCCAAAACATGCATGAGACCATCTTGGAGACAATGAAAGCGCTGAAAGCTTTTGCAGAGTTTCGGCCCAGGAGTAAGAGTCAGTCATCAGGCTCCAATCCCATGCCGTTTATCACAACGCGGCGTCACCTGGGCAACCTGCCACCGAGCCAGACAGGACTGCAGCGGCGGTCGAGGACAGAGTCGGTCGTTGGCACGCCGCCGTCAAGCAAGAGCTCTGGGGCTAGCGGTTATCGCTTCCGAACATCCAGTGAGGGTGAGGGGACGATGAACCGGCCGTTCCGCTCCGCTACAGGAAGTCTGGTTCACCTTAACTCTGCACGTGCCCATCATGGCCGCCAGGAAGGGGATGCCAACAGCAGTGGGAGTGGCGCCGCCACAGGAAATGTTGGCACGAGCACCAGCAGTGGACGCTATGTCAGAGCCATCCCAGGGTCGTCATCCACCTACCATGCTCGCTCCGCCTCGCTGCCTGTCTCTCACTTCCCCTCCACCACCAGTCCAGTCAGCGTCTCCTCCAGCAGTGGCCATGGCTCAGTATCAGACACTCTCACCCGCCCATCAAGCGCCTCGATATGTGGCTCGCCATCTGACGGCGGCTTCAACTCTTCAGATGAGTATGGCTCTAGTCCTGGTGACTTCAGATACTTCCGGGTGCGGAGTAACACACCAGACTCCCTGGGCAACACCCCACCAATCAGAGAAGAGAACTGTCTAAATGATTACATGGCCATGGGCTGGAACCGGGAGGTTTTCGGCACCAGCGGGGGCTCCGGAAACAACAGTGGAGGTGACACGCCACGGGACGAGAGCACATCAACGACTGAAGATGAACGCTTgtctttgtcatcatcatcatcactgaggaggaggactcAGTCTTTCTCCAGACCAGCTGGTGGTGCAACTGGCGGTTCTGGAGTGGCAGTTTACCAGAAAATGACCCAGACCAACTTCTCATTGGATGAGGGCTCAGATGTTGTGTTACCATTTGGCAGCGGGCTGCTCCGTGGCGggccttcctcttcctcttcctcccttcgCTCTGACTACAGCTCTTGCTCCGAGCACAGCCAGCAGAGTCGTCCCTCCACACTCTCCCGAACAGAGGCCAGTGGTGAGCGCCCgcccctttcctcctcctcctctgccaagGAAGACAGCGGCTACATGCCTATGATGTGTGGCGTGGCTGCATCGCCACGGGACACGCCCACTGACTACATGCCTATGCAACCCAGTTCTTACTCCCATCAAACATCCCATTCTCCTCAGTTTCACAGTCCAGCTTTAGGTCCCCGTTCTGCCCACCACCAATCCCAGCTTCAGTCCCAATCCTCTACAGACTCCCACGGCTACATGATGATGCTCCCAGGGGGCAGTGGAAGCTCCCCTTCTCCAGGACAGGCCTCTCCCAGCCCTCACAGTAGCTCAAGCATGGCAGGTGCCAGTGGAAGTGACAGCATAGCAGAGAGACCAGAAAATGGAGAATATATGGACATGTCATACAGTGGTAGTGGGGGGCGCAAGCTCTCAAATGAAGGGAGCAGTGTGTATTACACACCTTGCACACCTGAAGGCACCCCAAAGACTTACAGCCCTTATTTCTCCCTCCCTCGTTCCTTCAAGGCCCCCACTAGAGAGCGGGACGAGAAGGAATATGGGGAATATGTTCCGATGAGTTCTCCTGCCAAGCCAGTATATTCATCAGTTGCCACAGCTTCCATATCAACACCAGAGAAGAGGGGTGGGGCAGGTAGCAGCACCTCCACTCCCTCTCACCCACCCCCGCCTTACGGAGCTCACCACACGACTGCAGCGATGGCCGACCGGCGTGTTGTGAGGCCCAACCGCCTTCCTTTAGGCAGAAGAAGTTTCCATGGTCCGCTGCGGGTTAGTGAGCCCTCCACAGCGTCTGCAGGCACCTCCACCTCAGTCCCTGCCTCTGTCAGCTCTTCTGAAGGCCCTTCCAGTCCCGGAGAGTATATTAATATTGAGTTTGGAGATCACTACCCCCACCAACAACAGCCCCCCGCCTATCCTCTCTCTGCCCAAGACGAACCACCTTCCCTGGCATCCAGTGACCACCATCGCTCCCCTCCCCAGCCCCAAACTCAACAGGACTATATGAGTGTGGAGGTAGGAGCCGAGCAGCAGGACAGCGCTGGATGTCTGGGTAAAAGCCAGTCTCCCAGACCCAGCCTTGTCGCTCCCTGGAACCCACCTAGCTATATCCGACCCCTGGCTAGCAATCCTGGGGCGCTGGCCTCCCCTGGAGTCCCGGCTGGAGGTCACTGGATGTCAATGGGGGATGACTACACGGACATGACCTTTAACCTCAGTAGAGGTGAGAGGACGCAAACAAGCCCCTCAGCCATGCTGCAGCATCTCTGTGTGATAGAGGGACGTTACAGCCATGCTCCCTCCGCCTCGGCCTCAtccatttctcctcctctccctccgtcGAGCCCAGGCAGGGCGCCGACACACCAGGTGGAACCCAAGGTGGTTCGGGCCGACCCCCAAGGCAGGAGGAGACACAGCTCTGAGACattctcctccacttcctcctctaaTTCGACACCCTCTGGAGGAGGACTGGGCTCCTCAACCTCAGCCGCCCACCCCACACTGGTCAACCCCGTGGCCCCCAACGGGTCTTTCCTAACAGAGGGTCAAGCTTCAAGATGGGCCAGTTCAGCATCTTTTGACAGTGTGTGGGTGTCCATGGAGGGTCTTGGGGACTCACCAGCTCACCATCCTCCGGTAAGATCCACAGAAATGGGCACGACCTCCGGGACGTcagcatcctcttcctcctcttcctcctcgggGGCAGGGGCAGGTAGAATGTGCAGGAACATGTCTGTGGGCTACCAGAATGGCCTGAATTATATTGCCTTGGAGCTGAGAGAGGACGGGAGTAACATGGGAGCCGTGATGTCGGGAGCTGGTAGCAGCAGTGGGAGCTCGGCGGCAGCGGGGACGGTGCCTCTGCTGGAGAACGGAGCCTATGCCAGTATAGACTTCACCAAATCTGATGGAGTCACCACCACAACCAAGG actGA